From Watersipora subatra chromosome 2, tzWatSuba1.1, whole genome shotgun sequence, one genomic window encodes:
- the LOC137388080 gene encoding protein GVQW3-like translates to MNDVEEQRVRVKFYVKLRTSSAETLQILWTAYGDSALKKTACYEWHKRFREGRTSIKDDNRMGRPATSRTTTATDLVRQQVIGDRRLTIHEKSAESGLSYGTCHIILTKDLDMRRISAKMVPKLLTDDQKEKRVGCCIELKDALAQDPDFLSKVLTGDERWVYGYDPETKSQSSQWKSPGSSRPKKARMSHSNVKTLLLTFFDIRGVVHSEFLPHSQTVNHHVYKIILIKLRDSIRRKRRDLWLSGDWYLHHDNAPAHTSLMVRQYLAKNEVSVLNHPSYSPDLAPCDFYLFPKIKLTMKGERFDDIPPIQENVTRQLRCLTESDF, encoded by the coding sequence ATGAATGATGTAGAAGAGCAACGCGTTCGTGTAaagttttatgttaaacttaGAACATCCAGTGCTGAGACACTCCAAATCTTATGGACAGCTTATGGAGACTCTGCCCTTAAGAAAACAGCCTGTTATGAATGGCACAAAAGATTTAGAGAGGGAAGAACAAGTATTAAAGATGATAACCGCATGGGCAGACCGGCAACTTCAAGGACCACAACTGCCACAGACCTTGTGAGGCAGCAGGTGATAGGAGATAGGCGATTGACTATACATGAAAAATCAGCAGAAAGTGGGCTTTCTTATGGTACATGTCATATTATTCTCACTAAAGATTTAGACATGAGAAGGATCTCTGCAAAGATGGTACCCAAACTGCTCACTGacgaccaaaaagaaaaaagagttgGCTGTTGTATTGAACTAAAAGATGCTTTAGCACAAGATCCTGACTTTCTTTCAAAAGTTTTGACTGGGGATGAAAGATGGGTCTACGGATATGACCCAGAGACCAAATCACAAAGTTCTCAATGGAAATCCCCTGGCTCTTCCAGGCCTAAAAAGGCTAGAATGTCTCACTCAAATGTAAAAACGCTGCTGTTAACGTTTTTCGACATCAGAGGTGTGGTACACTCTGAATTTCTTCCACATAGTCAAACTGTGAATCACCATGTGTACAAAATCATTCTGATAAAACTTAGAGACAGTATAAGAAGGAAACGTCGAGATTTGTGGCTCTCAGGTGACTGGTACCTACACCATGACAATGCTCCGGCTCACACCTCATTGATGGTACGTCAGTATTTGGCAAAAAATGAGGTGTCTGTGCTTAACCATCCCTCTTATTCACCTGATTTAGCGCCATGTGACTTCTACCTATTCCCCAAAATCAAATTGACAATGAAAGGTGAAAGATTTGACGACATACCACCTATTCAAGAAAATGTGACGAGACAACTCCGATGCCTCACGGAAAGTGATTTCTAG